The following are from one region of the Planctomycetota bacterium genome:
- a CDS encoding PhoPQ-activated protein PqaA family protein — protein sequence MKFMRTLAAVTTAVLLHAVAAAQTPVLPVGFPDVDTTRWIGAIPLGEGVPDSSPPGASALERYVAFDDGAYAWSKAKEFVVPGGTVHVLRLTSQRWRPDADTSHPIWTHYLTIGVPDTIKNRTPVFIIGGGRRRTEPASSPPGELVVLLGAGSVVAYLDNVPNQPLTLENDGRERFEDDLLARTWVIAARDNDATWIGRFPMVKAAVRGMDATEEFLATLKTPEGGARPDAVPDGFFVVGASKRGWTTWLTGAIDPRVKALAPMVIDVLNMQAHTPHHYMSYGFWAPALRDYEANGIPAMFGTPELARVIAHEDPLFYLSRIGERPVYVVNAGGDEFFPTDSLRHYESSLPPGARVRVVPNVGHSMRAGGPGVLLDVLAFYQRATGGGEIPRVSWSVERGERADTVTVRLSQQADSAALWQVTNPKARDFRFDQTGPNWKSTPLQVGADPLTYTFELAKPQAGWQASMAAFIFRDAEGGALPVTTRVFITPDTLPHTLPARNGAGAPGQAPSGQ from the coding sequence ATGAAGTTCATGCGCACACTCGCGGCGGTCACGACGGCGGTGCTGCTGCACGCCGTGGCGGCGGCCCAGACGCCCGTCCTGCCCGTGGGGTTCCCCGACGTTGACACCACGCGGTGGATCGGCGCCATCCCGCTGGGCGAGGGCGTGCCCGACAGCTCGCCGCCCGGCGCGTCCGCGCTCGAGCGCTACGTCGCGTTCGACGACGGCGCGTACGCGTGGTCGAAGGCGAAGGAGTTTGTCGTGCCCGGCGGCACGGTCCATGTGCTGCGTCTCACGTCGCAGCGCTGGCGCCCCGATGCCGACACGAGCCACCCCATCTGGACGCACTACCTGACCATCGGCGTGCCCGACACGATCAAGAACCGCACGCCGGTGTTCATCATCGGGGGCGGGCGTCGTCGCACCGAGCCGGCTTCGTCCCCGCCCGGCGAGCTGGTGGTGCTGCTCGGCGCCGGCTCGGTCGTCGCGTATCTCGACAACGTCCCCAACCAGCCGCTGACGCTCGAGAACGACGGGCGCGAGCGGTTCGAGGACGACCTGCTGGCCCGCACCTGGGTGATCGCGGCTCGCGACAACGACGCGACCTGGATCGGGCGATTCCCGATGGTGAAGGCCGCGGTGCGGGGCATGGACGCGACGGAAGAGTTCCTCGCGACGCTGAAGACGCCGGAGGGCGGGGCGCGCCCCGACGCCGTGCCCGACGGGTTCTTCGTCGTCGGGGCGTCGAAGCGGGGGTGGACGACGTGGCTCACCGGCGCGATCGACCCGCGCGTCAAGGCGCTCGCGCCCATGGTGATCGACGTGCTGAACATGCAGGCGCACACGCCGCACCACTACATGAGCTACGGCTTCTGGGCGCCGGCGCTGCGCGACTACGAGGCCAACGGCATCCCCGCGATGTTCGGCACGCCCGAGCTCGCGCGGGTCATCGCGCACGAAGACCCGCTGTTCTACCTCTCGCGCATCGGCGAGCGCCCGGTGTACGTCGTAAACGCCGGCGGGGACGAGTTCTTCCCGACGGATTCGCTGCGGCACTACGAGTCGTCGCTGCCGCCCGGGGCCCGTGTGCGCGTTGTGCCGAACGTGGGGCACTCCATGCGAGCGGGCGGGCCCGGCGTGCTGCTCGACGTGCTCGCGTTCTACCAGCGCGCAACCGGCGGCGGGGAGATCCCGCGCGTCTCGTGGTCGGTCGAGCGGGGTGAGCGCGCCGACACGGTGACCGTGCGGCTGTCGCAGCAGGCCGACAGCGCCGCGCTCTGGCAGGTGACGAACCCCAAGGCACGCGACTTCCGCTTCGACCAGACCGGCCCGAACTGGAAGAGCACGCCCTTGCAGGTGGGCGCCGATCCGCTCACGTACACGTTCGAACTGGCGAAGCCGCAGGCGGGATGGCAAGCGTCGATGGCGGCGTTCATCTTCCGCGACGCCGAGGGTGGGGCGCTGCCGGTGACGACGCGCGTGTTCATCACGCCCGACACACTGCCGCACACGCTGCCGGCGCGGAACGGCGCGGGTGCGCCCGGGCAGGCGCCATCCGGACAGTGA
- a CDS encoding LamG-like jellyroll fold domain-containing protein → MRLISAVAAVVAASVGSVVVAQDAQPADNIGHTRHTHHHNEKHPTEAPSPARFTTSRKSDIVLPLPQEKDAFTFVVFGDRTGGPVDGVKVLADAVRDTNLIEPDLVMTVGDLINGYNEEPKWLEQAAEYKQIMSELRCPWFPVAGNHDTYWRGQGEKPVNEHDANYEMHFGPLWYAFEHKNAWFIALYSDETNPQTGEKNFGKPENHTMSEEQFTWLSGILQKAKGADHVFLFLHHPRWIGGNYGNSWDRVHQLLVSAGNVTAVFAGHIHRMRYDPKDGIEYVTLATVGGGQSGTVPEAGWLHHYHLVTVRKNQVAMAAFPVGEAMDVREITGEFADQCAKMFNQAPRIEEPLKILPDGSLQQRMRIAVSNPTTREADVTVMLDSADSRWMFGPDHDHKRVKPGETGTFEFVVRRPVGAVDAYFRELEAVVDADVLMPGHRYALPTRRVSVPLDVDSLPRPTPSAGERAMNLTGEAAISVADSAFTLPDGPLTLEAWFNADEYGRRTGLVCKTESSDYGIFVNNARPEFSVFLGNRYVSVTAPEAVLRTGVWHHIAGVYDGKEVRMYVDGVLVASKEGTGKRKTNKLPLILGADVGGDSTPNSFFKGHIDAVRLSSSAVYSGQKFQPARRLTPTDSTVLLTNMDGTLVGRLWFEKPDAGLGQMVGPAALVDVK, encoded by the coding sequence ATGCGCCTGATCTCCGCAGTTGCCGCCGTCGTCGCGGCGTCCGTCGGTTCTGTCGTCGTTGCGCAGGACGCCCAGCCCGCCGACAACATCGGGCACACGCGTCACACGCACCACCACAACGAGAAGCACCCGACCGAGGCGCCCTCGCCCGCCCGCTTCACGACGAGCCGCAAGAGCGACATCGTGCTCCCGCTGCCGCAGGAGAAGGACGCGTTCACGTTCGTCGTGTTCGGCGATCGCACGGGCGGGCCGGTGGACGGGGTGAAGGTGCTCGCCGACGCCGTCCGCGACACCAACCTGATCGAGCCGGACCTGGTGATGACCGTCGGCGACCTCATCAACGGGTACAACGAGGAGCCCAAGTGGCTGGAGCAGGCCGCCGAGTACAAGCAGATCATGAGCGAACTGCGCTGCCCGTGGTTCCCGGTCGCGGGCAACCACGACACGTACTGGCGGGGCCAGGGCGAGAAGCCCGTCAACGAGCACGACGCGAACTACGAGATGCACTTCGGCCCGCTGTGGTACGCCTTCGAGCACAAGAACGCCTGGTTCATCGCTCTCTACAGCGACGAGACCAACCCGCAGACCGGCGAGAAGAACTTCGGCAAGCCCGAGAATCACACGATGAGCGAGGAGCAGTTCACCTGGCTCTCGGGCATCCTGCAGAAGGCCAAGGGCGCCGACCACGTGTTCCTCTTCCTGCACCATCCGCGCTGGATCGGCGGGAACTACGGCAACTCGTGGGACCGCGTGCACCAGTTGCTCGTCAGCGCCGGCAACGTCACCGCCGTCTTCGCCGGGCACATCCACCGCATGCGGTACGACCCCAAGGACGGCATCGAGTACGTCACGCTCGCCACCGTCGGGGGCGGGCAGTCGGGGACCGTGCCCGAGGCGGGCTGGCTGCACCACTACCACCTCGTGACCGTGCGCAAGAACCAGGTCGCGATGGCCGCGTTCCCCGTCGGTGAGGCCATGGACGTCCGCGAGATCACCGGCGAGTTCGCCGACCAGTGCGCGAAGATGTTCAACCAGGCGCCCCGCATCGAGGAACCGCTGAAGATCCTCCCCGACGGCTCGCTCCAGCAGCGGATGCGCATCGCCGTGAGCAACCCGACCACCCGCGAGGCCGACGTCACCGTGATGCTCGACTCCGCCGACTCGCGCTGGATGTTCGGCCCCGACCACGACCACAAGCGCGTGAAGCCCGGCGAGACGGGCACGTTCGAGTTCGTCGTCCGCCGCCCCGTCGGCGCGGTCGACGCCTACTTCCGCGAGCTCGAGGCGGTGGTGGACGCCGACGTGCTCATGCCCGGGCACCGCTACGCCCTGCCGACGCGCCGCGTCAGCGTGCCCCTCGACGTCGACAGCCTGCCCCGCCCGACGCCCTCCGCGGGCGAGCGCGCCATGAACCTCACCGGCGAGGCGGCGATCAGCGTCGCGGATTCGGCGTTCACCCTGCCCGACGGCCCGCTCACCCTCGAGGCCTGGTTCAACGCCGACGAGTACGGGCGCCGCACCGGCCTGGTCTGCAAGACCGAGAGCTCCGACTACGGCATCTTCGTCAACAATGCCCGCCCCGAGTTCTCGGTGTTCCTCGGCAACCGCTACGTGAGCGTCACCGCGCCCGAGGCCGTGCTCCGCACCGGCGTCTGGCACCACATCGCGGGCGTGTACGACGGCAAGGAAGTCCGCATGTACGTCGACGGCGTGCTCGTCGCCTCGAAGGAAGGCACCGGCAAGCGCAAGACCAACAAGCTGCCCCTCATCCTCGGCGCCGACGTCGGGGGCGACAGCACCCCCAACTCGTTCTTCAAGGGGCACATTGACGCCGTCCGCCTGTCCTCCAGCGCCGTCTACTCCGGGCAGAAGTTCCAGCCCGCACGGCGCCTCACGCCCACCGACTCCACCGTCCTCCTGACGAACATGGACGGCACGCTCGTCGGACGCCTGTGGTTCGAGAAGCCCGACGCCGGCCTGGGCCAGATGGTCGGCCCCGCGGCCCTCGTCGACGTCAAGTAA